A genomic stretch from Halogranum gelatinilyticum includes:
- a CDS encoding DUF7502 family protein, whose product MSGDSDTNVATNGDVSGPATRTDATEGRREVARALREIRREGYKVAVVYGVVDAALATLLTTLLVRLVGPAWLGGSVPLARFAPPSLGLPNVALPIPILVGVGVGLLVLVAEVLLRVRRPLVEQFETANPAVEEMLRTARDAVAADRDTRMAGRLYRDVLAALRETSSLGLVDLRRLTVTLAVVVVLSVASIQVAVVDLQFGGDEPGPTGPTDEPTFDGLRDGDEVLGDPEDVSAGDEDLDAEIGGSGDGDAPPGGAPSAYDSAGLPSGDLDSQQAGFSSGERLEDAELIRDYTLQLRNETDV is encoded by the coding sequence GTGAGCGGCGACAGCGACACGAACGTCGCCACCAACGGCGACGTGAGCGGGCCAGCAACTCGAACTGACGCGACCGAAGGGCGACGCGAGGTCGCCCGCGCGCTCCGTGAAATCCGCCGCGAGGGCTACAAGGTTGCCGTCGTCTACGGCGTCGTCGACGCCGCGTTGGCGACGTTGCTGACGACGCTCCTCGTCCGGCTCGTCGGCCCGGCGTGGCTCGGCGGGTCGGTCCCCCTCGCACGGTTCGCGCCGCCGTCGCTCGGGCTGCCGAACGTCGCGCTCCCGATTCCCATCCTCGTCGGCGTCGGCGTCGGCCTGTTGGTGCTCGTCGCCGAGGTCCTGCTTCGAGTCCGGCGGCCGCTCGTCGAGCAGTTCGAGACCGCCAACCCGGCCGTCGAAGAGATGTTGCGGACCGCCCGCGACGCCGTCGCCGCCGACCGCGACACCCGGATGGCCGGGCGGCTCTACCGGGACGTCCTCGCCGCGCTACGGGAGACGTCGAGTCTCGGGCTCGTCGACCTGCGGCGGCTGACCGTGACGCTCGCGGTCGTCGTCGTCCTCAGCGTCGCCAGCATCCAGGTGGCCGTCGTCGACCTCCAGTTCGGGGGCGACGAGCCGGGACCGACGGGACCGACGGACGAGCCGACGTTCGACGGTCTCCGCGACGGCGACGAGGTGCTCGGCGACCCGGAAGACGTCTCCGCCGGTGACGAGGACCTCGACGCCGAGATCGGTGGGAGCGGCGACGGCGACGCCCCGCCCGGCGGCGCGCCGTCGGCGTACGACTCGGCGGGGCTTCCCTCGGGGGACCTCGACAGCCAGCAGGCTGGCTTCAGCAGTGGCGAGCGGCTCGAAGACGCCGAACTGATTCGCGACTACACTCTCCAACTCCGGAACGAAACCGATGTCTGA
- a CDS encoding AAA family ATPase, whose product MSDDSTRGVAATDDEIARLQDRLQDVRQEVKKRIIGQDEVIEQLLVCMLCDGNALLESNPGLGKTSMIRALAEVIELEFSRIQNTPDLMPSDITGTEIIRESEGGREFVFERGPIFANVVLADEINRATPKTQAALLEAMQEKQVTAAGETYRLPEPFFVLATQNPIDQEGTYPLPEAQTDRFLLKIVLDYPSYEEEREIVQLYTEGTATPAVEQVVSRDELRTMQSLVREVPIASDIRDRAITLVRKTRDSPDIEYGASPRASMALVLAGKARAFLRGRSHVGWDDIEAMATPVLRHRILVDFRAEREGLTPEDAIASLVE is encoded by the coding sequence ATGTCTGACGACAGCACGCGCGGCGTTGCCGCGACCGACGACGAGATCGCACGGCTCCAAGACCGCCTTCAGGACGTCCGCCAGGAGGTGAAAAAGCGCATCATCGGCCAAGACGAGGTGATCGAACAGCTGCTCGTCTGTATGCTCTGTGACGGCAACGCCCTCTTGGAGTCGAACCCCGGTCTCGGCAAGACCTCGATGATCCGCGCGCTCGCGGAGGTCATCGAACTGGAGTTCTCACGCATCCAGAACACACCCGACCTGATGCCCTCGGACATCACGGGGACCGAGATCATCCGCGAGTCCGAAGGCGGCCGGGAGTTCGTCTTCGAGCGGGGACCCATCTTCGCCAACGTCGTCCTCGCCGACGAGATCAACCGCGCGACGCCGAAGACGCAGGCCGCGCTGCTCGAAGCGATGCAGGAGAAACAGGTGACGGCGGCGGGCGAGACCTACCGGCTGCCCGAGCCGTTCTTCGTCTTGGCGACGCAGAACCCCATCGACCAGGAGGGAACCTACCCCCTCCCCGAGGCACAGACCGACCGCTTCCTCCTGAAGATCGTCCTCGACTACCCCAGCTACGAGGAGGAACGCGAGATCGTCCAGCTCTACACCGAGGGGACGGCGACGCCGGCGGTCGAACAGGTCGTCTCTCGCGACGAACTCAGGACGATGCAGTCGCTCGTCCGCGAGGTGCCCATCGCCAGCGACATCCGCGACCGGGCCATCACGCTCGTCCGGAAGACCCGCGACTCGCCGGACATCGAGTACGGCGCGAGTCCGCGGGCGAGCATGGCACTCGTCTTGGCCGGGAAGGCCCGTGCGTTCCTGCGTGGCCGGAGCCACGTGGGGTGGGATGACATCGAGGCGATGGCGACGCCCGTGCTCAGACACCGTATCCTCGTCGACTTCCGTGCCGAACGCGAGGGGCTGACGCCCGAGGACGCCATCGCGTCGCTGGTCGAATGA
- a CDS encoding DUF58 domain-containing protein gives MIDPAFFDELDRFRSALKRQSASVQQGEQRSKHVGEGLTFSDYRRYVRGDDTRLIDWKLYARTGEYFIKQFEAERSLTVHVLVDASGSMDYGEGETNKFEYAAKLGLGFAYLTAEEQNDFQFSLFDETVDRLDTGRSNRGELLRLVDHLNETEPSGEGDIAAALDSYGARIRSRSLVVVLSDCLSDPDALASGLAGLGRSSVVVGTVLTPDELRPEPTGDTLFRDPETTRTLRTYFGGAKTKSYRERLETHVSAVEERCRRLRADHTLVDTGEDFFDSFGAVWVG, from the coding sequence ATGATCGACCCGGCCTTCTTCGACGAACTCGACCGGTTCCGGTCGGCGCTCAAACGCCAGAGCGCGTCGGTCCAGCAGGGCGAACAGCGCTCGAAGCACGTCGGCGAAGGGCTGACGTTCAGCGACTACCGGCGGTACGTCCGCGGTGACGACACCCGGCTCATCGACTGGAAGCTCTACGCCCGGACGGGCGAATACTTCATCAAGCAGTTCGAGGCCGAGCGCAGCCTGACGGTCCACGTCCTCGTCGACGCGAGCGGCTCGATGGACTACGGCGAGGGGGAGACGAACAAGTTCGAGTACGCCGCCAAACTTGGCCTCGGCTTCGCCTACCTCACGGCCGAGGAGCAGAACGACTTCCAGTTCTCGCTGTTCGACGAGACGGTCGACCGACTCGACACCGGCCGGTCGAACCGCGGCGAACTCTTGCGGCTCGTCGACCACCTGAACGAGACCGAGCCGAGCGGCGAGGGCGACATCGCGGCCGCCCTCGACAGTTACGGCGCGCGCATCCGGAGTCGGTCGCTCGTCGTCGTCCTCAGCGACTGCCTCTCGGACCCGGACGCGCTGGCGTCCGGATTGGCCGGGCTGGGCCGCAGCAGCGTCGTCGTCGGCACCGTCCTGACGCCCGACGAACTCCGGCCGGAGCCGACCGGCGACACGCTGTTTCGCGACCCGGAGACGACGCGGACCCTCCGGACCTACTTCGGCGGCGCGAAGACCAAGTCCTACCGCGAGCGGCTGGAGACGCACGTCTCGGCGGTCGAAGAGCGGTGTCGACGGCTGCGTGCGGACCACACGCTCGTCGACACCGGCGAGGACTTCTTCGACTCGTTCGGCGCGGTCTGGGTCGGCTGA
- a CDS encoding universal stress protein: MFDDLLFPTDGSDGTERALDHVLDIATAHDATLHVLNVADVTRDSVAQIQGEVIDALVDEGENTVQQVVDRAEARDIPTTTAVEQGEPYPTIVEYASSNDVDLVVMPTHGRKGLSRLLLGSTTERVVRESDVPVLTIGPDDTDLSYPYEDILVPTDGSKSAMEALTLGIDLTAVDDGTLHLLSVAEVTEFGVGAPGEIQLKIFEEEAAETVEAAAEVATEAGVERVTETAEAGISVHRAILSYVEKNDVDVIVAGTHGRTGFDRYMLGSVTEKLVRTAPVPVLTVRQKPDDEE, from the coding sequence ATGTTCGACGACTTACTGTTCCCCACGGACGGCAGCGACGGAACCGAACGCGCACTCGACCACGTCCTCGACATCGCGACGGCACATGACGCGACCCTGCACGTGCTCAACGTCGCGGACGTGACGCGCGACAGCGTCGCGCAGATTCAAGGCGAGGTCATCGACGCGCTGGTCGACGAGGGTGAGAACACGGTCCAGCAGGTCGTCGACCGCGCCGAAGCGCGCGATATCCCCACCACCACGGCCGTCGAACAGGGCGAACCCTACCCGACCATCGTCGAGTACGCGTCGTCCAACGACGTCGACCTCGTCGTCATGCCGACCCACGGCCGGAAGGGGCTGAGCCGACTGCTCCTCGGCAGTACGACCGAACGGGTCGTCCGCGAGTCGGACGTGCCCGTCCTCACCATCGGTCCCGACGACACCGACCTGTCGTATCCCTACGAAGACATCCTCGTCCCGACTGACGGCAGCAAGTCGGCCATGGAGGCACTGACACTGGGTATCGACCTCACCGCCGTCGACGACGGGACGCTGCATCTGCTGTCGGTCGCCGAGGTGACCGAGTTCGGCGTCGGCGCGCCCGGCGAGATACAGCTGAAGATATTCGAGGAGGAGGCGGCCGAGACGGTCGAGGCGGCCGCCGAGGTCGCGACGGAGGCGGGCGTCGAACGCGTGACCGAGACCGCCGAAGCGGGTATCTCGGTCCACCGTGCCATCCTCTCGTACGTCGAGAAGAACGACGTCGACGTCATCGTCGCGGGGACGCACGGCCGGACCGGCTTCGACCGGTATATGCTCGGCAGTGTGACCGAGAAGCTGGTCCGAACCGCACCCGTGCCGGTGTTGACGGTTCGACAGAAACCGGACGACGAGGAGTAG
- a CDS encoding halocyanin domain-containing protein encodes MSHDNSDPTTQELTRRTVLRGAAGTAAAGVALGSVGTTAAQSGGSAPYGGWFEGVENFDGTVDKTGQSEVTVTVGAQGNGGSFAFGPAAVRVDPGTKVVWKWSGGGGSHNVVAEDGSFESELVGESGHTFSHTFESEGISKYACVPHKAMGMKGAVVVGDVSVGGGEAAGESSGSSGPGFDGWFDNVDNFDGVVDETGQSEVTVTVGAEGNNGAFAFDPPAIRVDPGTTVVWEWTGGGGSHNVVAEDGSFESELVGESGHTFSHTFESEGTTKYACVPHKPMGMKGAVVVGGDSAAGGAGGGSDGGDGGNDFRDGLTLGAGLGLVGVLVTTFVFGSKSETRGGRSTN; translated from the coding sequence ATGTCACACGACAACTCCGATCCGACGACGCAGGAACTGACCAGACGGACCGTCCTCCGCGGTGCTGCGGGTACCGCTGCGGCAGGCGTCGCACTCGGCAGTGTGGGGACCACGGCGGCACAGAGCGGCGGGAGCGCGCCCTACGGCGGCTGGTTCGAGGGTGTCGAGAACTTCGACGGGACGGTCGACAAGACCGGTCAGTCCGAAGTCACCGTCACGGTCGGTGCCCAGGGCAACGGCGGCAGCTTCGCCTTCGGCCCGGCGGCCGTCCGCGTCGACCCCGGGACGAAAGTGGTATGGAAGTGGTCCGGCGGCGGCGGCAGCCACAACGTCGTCGCCGAGGACGGCAGCTTCGAGAGCGAACTCGTCGGCGAGAGCGGCCACACGTTCAGTCACACCTTCGAATCCGAAGGCATCAGCAAGTACGCCTGCGTCCCCCACAAGGCGATGGGGATGAAGGGTGCGGTCGTCGTCGGCGACGTGAGCGTCGGCGGCGGCGAAGCGGCCGGTGAGTCGAGCGGGTCGAGCGGTCCCGGCTTCGACGGCTGGTTCGACAACGTGGACAACTTCGACGGTGTCGTCGACGAGACCGGCCAGTCGGAGGTCACCGTCACGGTCGGTGCCGAGGGCAACAACGGTGCCTTCGCCTTCGACCCGCCTGCGATTCGGGTCGACCCCGGGACGACCGTCGTCTGGGAGTGGACCGGCGGTGGCGGTAGCCACAACGTCGTCGCCGAGGACGGTAGCTTCGAGAGCGAGTTGGTCGGCGAGAGCGGCCACACGTTCAGCCACACCTTCGAGTCCGAGGGCACCACCAAGTACGCCTGCGTCCCGCACAAGCCGATGGGGATGAAGGGCGCGGTCGTCGTCGGTGGCGACTCCGCGGCCGGTGGGGCTGGCGGCGGCAGCGACGGCGGCGACGGCGGGAACGACTTCCGAGACGGACTCACGCTCGGCGCGGGACTCGGTCTCGTGGGCGTGTTGGTCACGACGTTCGTCTTCGGCAGTAAAAGCGAGACGCGCGGCGGCCGCAGTACGAACTGA
- a CDS encoding multicopper oxidase domain-containing protein, giving the protein MNDRIGAPGTGVSRREFLAATGSVGGAALAGCAAPTSQGSGKVGQSATASSVQSSLPKTSPPEVVNVDEQGGQVTLKTQPAVHEAHPLETMGGPVRLPRVWAFQADDRDPSVPGPIIRTTEGEDMEVTLDNTNGKRPHTVHFHGVQKQWKDDGVPTTTGITVDPGEKHTYEIPANVPGTHLYHCHFQTQRHIDMGMYGIFRVDPEGYEEADKEYFMTVKDWDSRLNRMMAGEDASYDPRSRDPDVFTVNGKVAPRTLHPEQGSPIIVEQGDTVRIHYGNGGYMSHPLHIHNHRFERVEKDGGVIPEAARHEMDVTNVAPAERHTIEFTADSQPGIYLMHCHKVSHVMNGNFYPGGMLSGVVYKEAMDTKIFDQLMKYAGYSQ; this is encoded by the coding sequence ATGAACGACCGCATTGGAGCACCCGGAACCGGAGTGTCGCGCCGTGAGTTCCTCGCTGCGACCGGTAGCGTCGGCGGTGCAGCACTGGCTGGCTGCGCCGCACCGACGAGCCAGGGCAGCGGCAAAGTCGGACAGTCGGCGACGGCGAGTTCGGTGCAGTCGTCGCTCCCGAAGACCAGCCCGCCCGAGGTCGTCAACGTCGACGAGCAGGGCGGGCAGGTCACGCTGAAGACCCAGCCGGCGGTCCACGAAGCCCATCCGCTGGAGACGATGGGCGGTCCCGTCCGGCTCCCGCGTGTCTGGGCGTTCCAGGCGGACGACCGTGACCCCAGCGTCCCCGGTCCCATCATCCGGACGACCGAGGGCGAGGACATGGAGGTCACGCTGGACAACACGAACGGCAAGCGGCCCCACACGGTCCACTTCCACGGCGTCCAGAAGCAGTGGAAGGACGACGGGGTGCCGACGACGACGGGCATCACGGTCGACCCCGGCGAGAAACACACCTACGAGATCCCCGCGAACGTTCCCGGGACGCATCTCTACCACTGTCACTTCCAGACCCAGCGGCACATCGACATGGGGATGTACGGCATCTTCCGGGTCGACCCCGAGGGCTACGAGGAGGCCGACAAGGAGTACTTCATGACGGTCAAAGACTGGGACTCGCGGCTCAACCGGATGATGGCCGGTGAGGACGCCAGCTACGACCCGCGCAGCCGCGACCCGGACGTCTTCACCGTCAACGGGAAGGTCGCTCCCCGGACGCTCCACCCCGAGCAGGGGTCGCCCATCATCGTCGAACAGGGCGATACCGTCCGCATCCACTACGGCAACGGCGGCTACATGAGCCATCCGCTGCACATCCACAACCACCGCTTCGAGCGCGTGGAGAAGGACGGCGGCGTGATTCCCGAGGCGGCCCGTCACGAGATGGACGTCACCAACGTCGCACCCGCCGAGCGGCACACCATCGAGTTCACCGCCGACTCGCAGCCGGGTATCTACCTGATGCACTGCCACAAGGTGAGCCACGTCATGAACGGCAACTTCTACCCCGGCGGGATGCTCTCGGGCGTGGTCTACAAGGAGGCGATGGACACGAAGATTTTCGACCAGCTGATGAAGTACGCGGGCTACAGCCAGTAA
- a CDS encoding SDR family oxidoreductase, whose translation MSPRVLLTGFPGFLGSQVVERLLARDAGPVACLVQPKFRALAEERAADVVGDDAYDADGPIRLYEGDITEPGLGLGDALAELDSVSEVYHLAAVYDLAVSREVGEAVNVRGTEHVLDVAEDLAVDRFHYVSTCYVSGRYDGVFTEDHLREGQSFNNHYEETKYRAEVLVHERMAEGLPATVYRPSIVVGDSETGETGKYDGPYYLLRLLLAQPALLSVAPTIPGAATTELNVVPRDFVVDAIDYLSQHEAAVGEVVQLCDPAPLRIPAFVDSVADALGHRVVSVPTTKGLAKRGMRLLQARGVAAEPATLDYFDHPTRYACPNARRLLAGSGIEPPAFNSYVDRLVAYVRAHPEIRSDAMV comes from the coding sequence ATGAGTCCGCGGGTGCTGCTCACGGGCTTTCCCGGCTTCCTCGGCTCGCAGGTCGTCGAGCGACTGCTCGCGCGTGATGCGGGTCCCGTCGCCTGTCTCGTCCAGCCGAAGTTCCGCGCGCTCGCCGAGGAGCGCGCCGCCGACGTCGTGGGCGACGACGCGTACGACGCCGACGGTCCGATCCGGCTCTACGAGGGCGACATCACCGAACCGGGACTGGGTCTCGGCGACGCGCTCGCCGAACTCGACTCCGTCTCCGAGGTCTACCATCTCGCCGCCGTCTACGACCTCGCCGTCTCCCGCGAGGTCGGCGAGGCGGTCAACGTCCGGGGGACCGAACACGTCCTCGACGTCGCCGAGGACCTCGCAGTCGACCGATTCCACTACGTCTCGACCTGTTACGTCAGCGGCCGCTACGACGGGGTGTTCACGGAGGACCACCTGCGAGAGGGCCAGTCGTTCAACAACCACTACGAGGAGACGAAGTACCGTGCCGAGGTGCTCGTCCACGAGCGGATGGCCGAGGGGTTGCCCGCGACGGTCTACCGCCCTTCCATCGTCGTCGGCGACAGCGAGACGGGTGAGACGGGGAAGTACGACGGGCCGTACTACCTGCTTCGGCTGCTCCTCGCCCAGCCCGCGCTGCTCTCTGTCGCGCCGACCATCCCGGGCGCGGCGACGACGGAACTCAACGTCGTCCCGCGGGACTTCGTCGTCGACGCTATCGACTACTTGAGCCAGCACGAGGCGGCTGTCGGCGAGGTGGTGCAGCTCTGTGACCCCGCACCGCTGCGGATTCCCGCCTTCGTCGACAGCGTCGCCGACGCGCTCGGCCACCGCGTCGTGAGCGTGCCGACGACGAAGGGCCTGGCGAAACGCGGGATGCGGCTGTTGCAGGCCCGCGGCGTGGCCGCCGAACCGGCGACGCTGGACTACTTCGACCATCCGACGCGCTACGCCTGTCCGAACGCGCGGCGGCTGCTCGCCGGGTCGGGCATCGAGCCTCCCGCGTTCAACTCGTACGTCGACCGGCTGGTCGCCTACGTCCGCGCGCATCCCGAGATTCGGTCCGACGCGATGGTTTGA
- a CDS encoding succinic semialdehyde dehydrogenase: protein MGEHTTGGLSVLSGSGLSARRFEVLAGRVARADGRAVGDNEIDVVAPATDERLGSVPACDETDVAAAVERAREAQADWAARPVEERTAILERFGDLVADRRDDLLDLLQVETGKARTTAVEEVLDVPNACSYYADVAPEALAEERRRGALPGVTTTHVSYDPVGVVGVISPWNYPLTLAVTDAIPALAAGNSVVLKPDEKTPFVALALAELLAEAGLPDGVFQVVTGEGPVVGPALVERVDHVAFTGSTETGRVVAEQAGRNLVGCSLELGGKNPLLVLDDADVERAAAGAAHACFANAGQLCLSIERIYVHESLYAEFLAAFVRETRGLTLGTDLDYAADVGTLASADQLERVECHVADAVETGASVVSGGRHRPDVAPYCYEPTILTDVDADSLVATEETFGPVVSVTPVADTEAAVAAANDSDYGLNASVWTGDRERGRAVARRIESGTVCVNDGYAAGWAALDAPKGGFGDSAVGHRHGVEGIDRYLQTRTVAASRVGLVKFPSGRGAGWVVDGAFTLLGLVRRLQRRLR, encoded by the coding sequence ATGGGGGAACACACGACGGGCGGGCTGTCGGTGCTGTCGGGAAGCGGCTTGTCGGCACGGCGGTTCGAGGTGCTTGCCGGGCGTGTCGCACGCGCGGACGGCCGAGCGGTCGGAGACAACGAGATCGACGTCGTCGCGCCAGCGACGGACGAACGGCTCGGTTCGGTCCCGGCGTGCGACGAGACCGATGTCGCCGCCGCCGTCGAGCGGGCACGCGAGGCACAGGCCGACTGGGCCGCCCGCCCGGTCGAGGAACGCACGGCCATCCTGGAGCGCTTCGGCGACCTCGTCGCCGACCGTCGCGACGACCTGCTCGACCTCTTGCAGGTCGAGACCGGCAAGGCCCGGACGACCGCCGTCGAGGAGGTCTTGGACGTGCCGAACGCTTGCAGCTACTACGCCGACGTCGCACCCGAGGCACTGGCCGAGGAGCGTCGCCGCGGCGCGCTACCGGGCGTGACGACGACCCACGTCAGCTACGACCCGGTCGGCGTCGTCGGCGTCATCTCGCCGTGGAACTATCCGCTCACTCTCGCCGTCACCGACGCAATCCCCGCGCTCGCCGCGGGCAACAGCGTCGTCCTCAAACCTGACGAGAAGACGCCCTTCGTCGCGCTCGCGCTCGCAGAGTTGCTCGCGGAGGCCGGGCTCCCGGACGGCGTCTTCCAGGTCGTCACGGGCGAGGGACCGGTCGTCGGACCCGCTCTCGTCGAACGCGTCGACCACGTCGCCTTCACCGGCAGCACCGAGACGGGCCGGGTCGTCGCCGAGCAGGCGGGCCGGAACCTCGTCGGCTGCTCGCTCGAACTCGGCGGCAAGAACCCGCTTCTCGTCCTCGACGACGCGGACGTCGAGCGCGCCGCGGCGGGCGCGGCTCACGCTTGCTTCGCGAACGCCGGACAGCTCTGTCTCTCTATCGAGCGAATCTACGTCCACGAGTCGCTCTACGCCGAGTTCCTCGCTGCCTTCGTCCGCGAGACGCGCGGGCTCACACTGGGCACCGACCTCGACTACGCGGCCGACGTGGGGACGCTCGCCAGTGCCGACCAACTCGAACGCGTCGAGTGCCACGTCGCCGACGCCGTCGAGACGGGCGCGTCGGTCGTCTCCGGCGGCCGCCACCGCCCCGACGTCGCCCCCTACTGCTACGAACCGACCATCCTGACCGACGTCGATGCTGACTCCCTGGTCGCCACCGAGGAGACCTTCGGTCCGGTCGTCTCGGTGACGCCCGTCGCCGACACCGAGGCCGCCGTCGCCGCGGCCAACGACTCCGACTACGGCCTCAACGCGAGCGTCTGGACGGGCGACCGCGAGCGTGGCCGGGCCGTCGCCCGCCGCATCGAGAGCGGGACGGTCTGCGTCAACGACGGCTACGCCGCGGGCTGGGCCGCGCTCGACGCGCCGAAGGGCGGCTTCGGCGACTCCGCGGTCGGCCACCGCCACGGCGTCGAGGGCATCGACCGCTACCTCCAGACGCGGACGGTCGCGGCCTCCCGCGTCGGTCTCGTCAAGTTCCCCTCGGGCCGGGGTGCGGGCTGGGTCGTCGACGGCGCGTTCACGCTGCTTGGGCTCGTTCGACGGCTCCAGCGGAGGCTACGATGA
- a CDS encoding serine hydrolase domain-containing protein: MPAPLTRRQFVAGTTAACTAGALASTGSTTATAATQTDAATLEALVDDAARRALEEHDAGGLAVTVAEPDSLPLAKGYGHAFESEDVPVDADETLFSVGSVSKVVTWTAAMQLVDRGRLAVDDRVDGSLTTVDLPADDPITLERLATHTAGFELRGRYDSVRRLDNHRSLEASVTAHVPAQVYSPGELSLYTNYAAALTGQLVADVTGDGFGEYVTDELFEPLGMADSTFAPAPDGLVPDPETATEDALRFYSTVPPASGLHATATDMGRLLRAHLNGGVVDGERVLSAAAVEAMHRQWYTPHETLDGMAFGLFEESCGETRLLTHSGATPDFSTDFVLVPEADLGLYVAGHGAGASAAVDDVVDAVLDRLVPAEPTRPPAPTGTPARADRLTGRYRSVSAAENTSYEKLAVGLLSGSPIEVRVADSGHLVTEQDGETDRWVEREPLVFEHVDGDERLVFRTADGRVTHLFRGLGAYTPMSAVDRLSVQGWLALAATVGTLSGVVGWPAARGWRRLRGREGPPASAGRARWAVGGTVGSLAAFVCAVLALALVLPMTGAPPLFSWPPTWFWLVFGLPTLGAVFAVGAAGYAVAAWRGGWWSLAARLHYSLVVATAAVLVWLAGYWNLLWV; encoded by the coding sequence ATGCCCGCCCCCCTCACCCGGCGACAGTTCGTCGCCGGAACGACGGCAGCCTGTACGGCTGGCGCGCTCGCGTCGACCGGATCGACGACCGCGACGGCCGCCACGCAGACAGATGCAGCGACGCTCGAAGCGCTCGTCGACGACGCCGCTCGACGGGCACTCGAAGAACACGACGCCGGTGGCCTGGCCGTGACGGTCGCAGAGCCTGACTCGCTCCCACTCGCGAAAGGATACGGCCACGCCTTCGAGAGCGAGGACGTCCCCGTCGACGCCGACGAGACGCTCTTCAGCGTCGGCTCGGTCTCGAAGGTGGTGACGTGGACCGCGGCGATGCAGCTCGTCGACCGCGGCCGACTCGCCGTCGACGACCGGGTCGACGGCTCGCTCACCACCGTCGACCTCCCCGCCGACGACCCGATCACGCTCGAACGGCTCGCGACCCACACCGCGGGCTTCGAACTCCGCGGCCGCTACGACTCGGTCCGACGCCTCGACAACCACCGCTCGCTGGAAGCGTCGGTGACGGCGCACGTCCCGGCGCAAGTCTACTCTCCCGGCGAACTGTCGCTCTACACCAACTACGCGGCCGCCCTGACCGGCCAACTCGTCGCGGACGTGACCGGCGACGGGTTCGGCGAGTACGTCACGGACGAACTGTTCGAGCCGTTGGGAATGGCCGACAGCACCTTCGCGCCGGCTCCGGACGGTCTCGTACCCGACCCGGAGACGGCGACCGAAGACGCCCTCCGGTTCTACTCGACGGTCCCGCCGGCCTCGGGACTCCACGCGACGGCGACGGACATGGGCCGACTCCTGCGCGCGCATCTCAACGGCGGCGTCGTCGACGGCGAGCGCGTCCTCTCGGCGGCTGCCGTCGAGGCGATGCACCGCCAGTGGTACACGCCCCACGAGACGCTCGACGGGATGGCCTTCGGCCTGTTCGAAGAGTCCTGCGGCGAGACACGCCTGCTCACCCACAGCGGCGCGACGCCCGACTTCTCGACCGACTTCGTCCTCGTCCCCGAGGCGGACCTCGGGCTGTACGTCGCGGGCCACGGCGCCGGGGCGTCGGCCGCGGTCGACGACGTCGTCGACGCAGTGCTCGACCGGCTGGTACCCGCGGAGCCGACACGACCGCCCGCGCCTACCGGGACGCCCGCTCGCGCCGACCGCCTCACCGGCCGGTACCGGTCGGTGAGTGCCGCCGAGAACACGAGCTACGAGAAGCTCGCGGTCGGCCTGCTGTCGGGGTCGCCCATCGAGGTCCGCGTCGCCGACAGTGGCCATCTCGTCACCGAACAGGACGGCGAGACCGACCGCTGGGTCGAACGCGAACCGCTCGTGTTCGAGCACGTCGACGGCGACGAGCGGCTGGTCTTTCGGACCGCCGACGGTCGAGTGACCCATCTGTTCCGCGGTCTCGGCGCGTACACGCCGATGTCGGCCGTCGACCGCCTGTCGGTGCAGGGCTGGCTCGCGCTCGCGGCGACCGTCGGCACGCTCTCGGGTGTCGTCGGCTGGCCCGCCGCGCGTGGCTGGCGGCGGCTCCGCGGAAGAGAGGGACCGCCAGCGTCGGCCGGGCGTGCCCGCTGGGCCGTCGGCGGGACCGTGGGAAGTCTCGCTGCCTTCGTCTGCGCGGTGCTGGCACTCGCGTTGGTGCTTCCGATGACCGGCGCGCCGCCGCTGTTCAGCTGGCCGCCGACGTGGTTCTGGCTCGTCTTCGGCCTGCCGACCCTCGGAGCGGTGTTCGCCGTCGGTGCGGCGGGCTACGCGGTCGCCGCGTGGCGCGGGGGGTGGTGGTCGCTCGCGGCGCGGCTCCACTACAGCCTCGTCGTCGCCACCGCGGCCGTCCTCGTCTGGCTCGCCGGCTACTGGAACCTGCTGTGGGTGTGA